One region of Carya illinoinensis cultivar Pawnee chromosome 8, C.illinoinensisPawnee_v1, whole genome shotgun sequence genomic DNA includes:
- the LOC122319319 gene encoding probable CoA ligase CCL5, with translation MAQKSNLVIDPKSGFCDSNSVFYSKRKPIAHPPNPFLDVTTFISSRAHHGKIAFVDASTGSHLTFSDLWLAVDSVSTCLSDLGVEKGHVVLLLSPNSIFFPVVCLAVMSIGAVITTTNPLNTTREIAKQIADSKPVIAFTTGQLVPKLAGSNLRIVLLDEQSTPAVQNALIISTFGEMLKKQPRRTRVRTRVNQEDTATLLYSSGTTGASKGVVGSHKSLIAMVQIVLGRFNLEGDHRFICTVPMFHIYGLAVFALALLASGTTVVILSKYEMHDLLSAIQKYRVTYLPLVPPILVALVNGADQIRSRYDLSSLQSVLSGGAPLSKEVIEGFVERYPAVTILQGYGLTESTGVGASTDSLEESRRYGTAGLLSPGMDAKIVEPETGKALPVNRTGELWLRGPSIMKGYFGNAEATESTLDSEGWLKTGDLCYIDDDGFIFVVDRLKELIKYKGYQVPPAELEALLLTHPEISDAAVIPYPDKEAGQCPMAYVVRKAVSNLSESAIMDFVAGQVAPYKRIRRVAFIASIPKNPSGKILRKDLIQLSTSKL, from the exons ATGGCGCAGAAGAGTAACCTCGTGATCGATCCGAAGTCCGGTTTCTGCGACTCCAACTCCGTCTTCTACAGCAAACGTAAGCCCATCGCACACCCACCGAACCCTTTCCTTGACGTGACCACATTCATCTCCTCCCGAGCTCACCATGGCAAGATCGCCTTCGTCGACGCCTCCACCGGCAGCCACCTCACCTTCTCCGATCTCTGGCTTGCCGTAGATTCCGTATCCACTTGTCTCTCCGACTTGGGCGTCGAGAAAGGCCATGTCGTCCTCCTCCTCTCTCCTAACTCTATCTTCTTCCCCGTCGTGTGCCTCGCTGTCATGTCCATCGGCGCCGTTATAACCACCACCAACCCCCTCAACACCACCCGAGAAATCGCCAAACAGATAGCTGATTCCAAACCGGTCATCGCTTTCACCACTGGCCAACTTGTCCCCAAGCTCGCAGGGTCAAATCTCCGAATTGTTCTCCTGGACGAGCAGTCCACCCCCGCTGTGCAGAATGCTCTAATCATTTCCACATTCGGGGAAATGCTGAAGAAGCAGCCAAGAAGGACCCGAGTCAGGACCAGAGTGAACCAAGAGGACACCGCGACTCTGCTATACTCGTCAGGCACAACCGGTGCGAGTAAAGGTGTGGTGGGTTCACACAAGAGCCTCATAGCGATGGTTCAAATCGTGCTCGGTCGGTTCAATCTCGAAGGAGACCACAGGTTCATCTGCACCGTCCCAATGTTTCACATCTATGGTCTAGCAGTGTTCGCGCTGGCCCTACTCGCGTCGGGAACAACGGTGGTGATCCTCTCCAAGTACGAGATGCACGATCTGCTCTCGGCGATTCAGAAGTACCGAGTAACCTACCTCCCCTTGGTGCCGCCCATTCTGGTGGCGCTCGTGAACGGTGCTGATCAGATACGGTCCAGGTACGATCTGAGCTCGCTGCAGTCGGTCTTGTCGGGTGGTGCGCCGCTGAGCAAGGAGGTGATCGAAGGGTTCGTGGAGAGGTATCCGGCAGTAACGATTCTGCAGGGGTACGGTTTAACGGAATCGACGGGGGTTGGCGCGTCGACGGACTCGTTGGAGGAGAGCCGGCGGTACGGTACGGCAGGGTTGCTGTCTCCGGGCATGGATGCGAAAATTGTGGAGCCGGAGACCGGTAAGGCTCTACCGGTGAACCGGACCGGCGAGCTTTGGCTTAGAGGTCCCTCGATCATGAAAG GTTATTTCGGTAATGCAGAAGCTACAGAATCAACTCTTGATTCAGAGGGATGGCTGAAAACTGGAGATCTATgttatattgatgatgatgggTTCATCTTTGTGGTTGATAGGTTGAAGGAGCTAATTAAATACAAGGGTTATCAG GTCCCCCCAGCAGAACTAGAGGCCTTGCTACTAACTCATCCAGAGATCTCTGATGCCGCTGTTATACC GTATCCTGATAAGGAGGCTGGACAGTGCCCCATGGCATATGTGGTAAGAAAAGCTGTGAGTAATCTATCTGAGAGTGCAATCATGGACTTTGTAGCGGGACAG GTGGCTCCGTACAAGAGAATCAGGAGAGTGGCGTTTATAGCTTCTATACCGAAGAATCCCTCCGGCAAGATTCTCAGGAAGGATCTAATCCAGCTTTCCACCTCCAAGCTTTGA
- the LOC122319346 gene encoding lysine histidine transporter-like 8, producing the protein MSLAVMGSEVVEVNMIGPVTTKRPEEAETPAISAPPLQLHCPSMSRSPLLDLASKTPKLSPFASRFMSTPIASPMKKAIISMQGYLEEVGHFTKLDPQDAWLPITESRNGNAYYSAFHTLCSGIGIQALVLPLSFTSLGWTWGILCLSLAFVWQMYTLWLLIQLHESESGTRYSRYLRLSMVAFGEKLGKLLALFPTMYLSGGTCVTLIMIGGGTMKVLFHIICGANPLTTIEWYVIFTCCATVLAQLPNLNSIAGVSLIGAITAISYGMLIWIVSISKSRPMGISYDPVPHAKSHAERVFTIFNALGIIAFAFRGHNLVLEIQGTMPSSAKRPSRVPMWKGVKFAYIIIAMCLFPIAIGGYWAYGNLIPNGGMLNALSKYHAEDTSKWLLGLTSLLVVVNCLSSFQIYAMPVFDNLELRYTSKVNKPCPWWLRVGFRAAFGCLAFFIAVALPFLPSLAGLLGGIALPITLAYPCFMWTLIKKPQKYSGIWYLNWGLGALGMILSILVVTGAIWVIVTIGIEIHFFKPQ; encoded by the exons ATGTCTTTGGCAGTGATGGGTAGTGAGGTGGTGGAAGTGAACATGATCGGTCCGGTGACAACAAAGAGGCCGGAAGAGGCAGAAACTCCGGCCATCTCAGCCCCACCCCTTCAACTTCATTGCCCTTCAATGTCTCGCTCTCCACTTTTGGATTTAGCCTCTAAGACCCCTAAATTAAGCCCATTTGCTTCGCGTTTTATGAGTACTCCAATAGCCAGCCCCATGAAAAAAGCCATTATAAGCATGCAGGGCTACTTGGAAGAAGTTGGTCACTTTACCAAGCTTGATCCACAGGATGCTTGGCTTCCCATCACAGAGTCAAGGAACGGTAACGCTTACTACTCTGCATTTCATACGTTGTGTTCGGGCATCGGGATTCAAGCCCTTGTTCTTCCCCTATCTTTCACTTCCCTCGGCTG GACATGGGGAATTCTGTGTCTTTCTCTGGCTTTTGTCTGGCAGATGTACACTCTGTGGTTACTAATTCAGTTGCATGAATCGGAATCTGGGACACGTTATAGTAGATATCTCCGCCTTTCCATGGTAGCTTTTG GTGAGAAGCTAGGAAAACTGCTTGCACTGTTCCCAACCATGTATCTATCTGGTGGGACATGTGTGACCCTAATCATGATAGGAGGTGGGACCATGAAAGTCCTATTCCATATCATCTGTGGGGCCAATCCATTAACGACAATTGAGTGGTACGTGATTTTCACTTGCTGCGCCACTGTTCTAGCTCAGCTTCCTAACTTGAATTCCATCGCTGGAGTTTCACTGATCGGAGCCATCACTGCCATAAGCTATGGCATGCTGATATGGATTGTCTCTATAAGCAAAAGTAGACCCATGGGCATCTCGTATGACCCAGTACCCCATGCAAAATCTCATGCAGAAAGGGTTTTCACCATTTTCAATGCACTTGGGATAATAGCATTCGCTTTCAGAGGCCACAATCTCGTCCTTGAAATACAA GGGACCATGCCTTCGAGCGCAAAGCGCCCATCGAGAGTACCAATGTGGAAAGGAGTGAAGTttgcatatataattattgCAATGTGTTTGTTTCCAATTGCAATTGGAGGCTATTGGGCTTATGGGAATTTG ATTCCTAATGGAGGGATGCTCAATGCTTTGTCCAAATATCACGCGGAAGACACATCAAAATGGCTCCTAGGATTAACAAGCTTGCTCGTGGTGGTCAACTGTCTCAGCTCATTTCAAATATATGCAATGCCAGTGTTTGACAATCTGGAGTTGAGATACACCAGCAAAGTGAACAAACCCTGTCCATGGTGGCTGCGAGTGGGGTTCCGAGCCGCCTTTGGTTGTCTTGCATTTTTCATAGCAGTGGCACTGCCATTCTTGCCAAGCTTGGCAGGATTGCTTGGAGGAATAGCGCTACCCATCACCTTGGCATATCCATGCTTCATGTGGACACTGATCAAGAAACCACAAAAATACAGTGGGATTTGGTACCTCAATTGGGGGTTGGGAGCCTTGGGAATGATTCTCAGCATCCTGGTTGTCACTGGAGCAATTTGGGTTATAGTGACCATAGGAATAGAGATCCACTTTTTCAAGCCCCAATGA
- the LOC122274252 gene encoding uncharacterized protein LOC122274252 gives MARPNFDALRDLHNSANDLLHSPTIQRALLHQRQEKWVHEVSEASLRMLDVCGTSKDVLLLVKEQLQDLQFTLRRICIGEPDIGSKIAAYNLYRKKLKKETLKCLNSLKGMKNKSIIITSDLSAIDDNLKLVVDVLKEVRETTVSMVESLLSLISIPWLDRKSAKASFASKFVRFTGQSFYDIYDVMALQSANKRLEAAEIAIEDLEAELEFMFRRLIQTRVSLLNILTT, from the coding sequence ATGGCACGACCAAATTTTGATGCTCTTAGAGACTTGCACAACTCTGCCAATGACCTTCTTCACTCACCCACCATCCAACGAGCTCTTCTGCACCAACGTCAAGAAAAATGGGTTCATGAAGTCTCGGAGGCATCTTTAAGGATGTTGGACGTGTGTGGCACTTCTAAAGATGTCCTTTTGCTCGTCAAAGAACAACTCCAAGATCTTCAATTCACGTTGCGTAGGATATGCATTGGCGAGCCGGATATAGGTAGCAAAATCGCGGCTTATAATCTGTACAGaaagaagttgaagaaagaAACGTTGAAGTGTTTGAATTCACTGAAAGGGATGAAGAACAAATCCATTATTATTACTTCGGACCTCTCAGCAATAGACGACAACCTTAAACTAGTCGTGGATGTGCTAAAGGAAGTGAGAGAGACTACCGTTTCTATGGTGGAGTCACTTTTGTCTCTCATCTCCATACCTTGGCTGGACAGAAAATCAGCAAAAGCGTCTTTTGCTTCGAAGTTTGTACGCTTTACTGGCCAAAGTTTTTACGACATTTACGATGTGATGGCCCTTCAAAGTGCAAATAAAAGATTGGAGGCAGCTGAGATTGCCATTGAAGATCTTGAAGCGGAGTTGGAGTTCATGTTTAGACGTTTGATCCAGACAAGGGTTTCACTTCTCAACATTCTAACAACTTAA
- the LOC122319347 gene encoding uncharacterized protein LOC122319347, which produces MITRSNLAEQLREYQLRSKHDWASVSFFSSTSNLPSSSRVDVVIFVIWELVILALLVFSAVSLYFRHMRLAFTLLCITMLFLLCMKITKQVRLARKKKRRMLLPLSM; this is translated from the exons ATGATTACGCGATCGAATCTGGCGGAGCAGTTGAGAGAGTACCAGCTTCGATCCAAGCATGACTGGGCCTCTGTCTCCTTCTTCTCATCTACTTCTAATCTCCCTTCTTCTTCAAG GGTGGATGTTGTGATCTTTGTAATATGGGAACTGGTTATTCTAGCTTTGCTGGTTTTTTCTGCAGTCTCTCTATACTTTAGGCATATGCGACTAGCTTTCACTCTACTATGCATCACGATGCTATTCCTATTATGTATGAAAATTACAAAGCAAGTGAGATTGGCTAGGAAAAAGAAGCGAAGGATGCTTCTTCCACTATCAATGTGA
- the LOC122319326 gene encoding phosphoprotein ECPP44-like, with product MAEEQHNTSSHEYQTAPVVDHGRQEDAVESKDRGLFDFLGKKEEEKPQEEVIGTKFEEKVSVSAVPEPKLEKEEYKEEKKGDVSEKLHRSNSSSSSSSGEEEGEGEEKKKKKKEKKGLTDKIKDTFTGDKKEEKHEDTSVPIERYEEVPAAAPDHHLAEPVQPEEKKGFVDKIKEKIPSQRKKTEEVHPPPPPASQAEYYADAAEQPNPEGEGKEKKGLLEKIKEKLPGHHPKTEEVKEKQPA from the exons ATGGCGGAGGAGCAACACAACACGAGTAGCCATGAGTACCAGACCGCTCCTGTGGTGGATCATGGTCGGCAAGAGGATGCTGTGGAGAGCAAGGACCGAGGGCTGTTTGATTTCTTGGGGAAGAAAGAGGAGGAGAAGCCCCAGGAGGAGGTGATCGGTACTAAGTTTGAAGAGAAAGTTTCAGTGTCTGCAGTACCTGAGCCAAAGTTAGAGAAAGAAGAATACAAGGAGGAGAAAAAAGGCGACGTTTCGGAGAAGCTCCACCGATCTAACAGCAGTTCTAGCTCT TCTAGCGGTGAGGAGGAAGgcgaaggagaagaaaagaagaagaagaagaaggaaaagaaggggttgACGGATAAGATCAAGGATACGTTTACAGGagataaaaaagaagagaagcaCGAAGACACTTCGGTCCCGATTGAGAGGTATGAAGAAGTACCAGCAGCAGCGCCTGATCATCATTTGGCAGAGCCAGTCCAACctgaggaaaagaaaggtttcgtcgataaaattaaagaaaaaattcctAGCCAGCGGAAGAAGACCGAAGAGGTccatcctcctcctcctcctgctTCTCAGGCAGAGTACTACGCTGATGCCGCTGAGCAGCCTAATCCTGAAGGCGAGGGGAAGGAGAAGAAGGGCCTTTTGGAGAAGATCAAGGAGAAGCTGCCTGGACACCACCCCAAGACTGAGGAAGTAAAGGAAAAACAACCTGCTTAG
- the LOC122318016 gene encoding NADH dehydrogenase [ubiquinone] 1 beta subcomplex subunit 2-like: MGGGHGEGTTYKGFTVHHPKRWHALTGKGLCAVMWFWVLYRAKQDGPVVLGWRHPWEGHDDHSNGHGHEH; this comes from the exons ATGGGAGGAGGCCATGGAGAGGGCACGACGTACAAGGGATTCACAGTGCATCACCCGAAGCGTTGGCACGCGCTCACCGGGAAGGGCTTGTGCGCTGTCATGTG GTTTTGGGTGCTCTACAGAGCCAAGCAAGATGGTCCGGTAGTATTG GGCTGGCGGCATCCATGGGAGGGTCACGATGATCATTCTAATGGCCACGGGCATGAACATTAG